Genomic window (Sediminispirochaeta smaragdinae DSM 11293):
AATCAACAGCCGCTTCAGCTCCTCTTCGCGGGCTACAGAGAAGAGTTTCGAATGAAGATCAAGGGTATCAAGAGAAATTACAATATCGCCAGCGTATACCGATCCATCTTCGGATCCGGAAACAACGTTTTCTTCTTCCAGTTGACTGAATGATAGCACATCGGTAGGTGCATCGATGCCACGCCAGGTTCTGTTCAGATCCCTCATGGTATCATCGTTGCAAAAGAGAATGGAAAGTTCCCAGTTCAAAATGTCCAGAGAGCGCAGCACTGCCACACAAAAAGGTTCGATCGCGGGCAACCACGACGGCGGTTCAACATCTTTGGCGTCGACTTCAACTCTGTTCATGGGTTTTACGTTTTCCTTCCTCCGCTTTAGGGTATTCTATGCGAGAATGGAAGTGTCCGGCAAGTATCTGAACAAAACTCTGTTTGATCTTCTCCATATCCCGAAAGGTAAGATCACAATTTATCATCTGCCGGTTTATCACTTTATCCATAATCTTAGACCAAATAAACTTTTCGAGCTTCGCAACAGTCGGTTTTTTCAGGGTACGCGTGGCCGCCTCTATGGTATCGGCGAGCATAACAACCGCGGCCTCTCTGGAAACCGGCGGGGATCCATTATAGGAATATTCCTCCGGACTTATCTTCTGATTCTCCTCTTCATTTTTCAAGGCTTCGGTATAAAAGTATTCAATCAAACCGTTACCATGGTGCTGACCAACAATATCGACCACCTCGGGAGGAAGCTTTAACTCCTTCGCTTTCTCTATTCCAATCTTAACATGACTTTTGATAACCGCAACCGATAGGCTTGGCTTAAGCTCGTCGTGTTTATTGTTACCGGTCTGGTTTTCTATAAAATATTCAGGCTGTTCAATCTTTCCGATATCATGGTAGTAGGCTCCTACCCTTGCAAGCAGATGATTCACTCCGATCGCCCTGCAGGCAGATTCAGCCATATTGGCGACGCTGACGGAATGGCTGTAGGTACCGGGAGCAGCCATAATCATCCGCTTAAACAACGGAGTATTCATGTCGGAAAGTTCAATGAGCCTAAATACCGTAGGAGCATTCAGAAAATGTTCAATTACGGGAAGAATAGTCAAATTGAGAACCGTACAGGCCAGAGCATTAATAATAGCCAGACCTGCTGCCGAAGCAAACCAAGATACAGGCTTTTTCGAGAGCAAGCCGATTACCAGGACCATCAAAAGGTGGATACAAGAGATTAGCGCCCCACCCCGCACGAGATCGATCCTTCGCTCCGATTTTCGGATGACATGAATACCGGTTAAACCTGAAACGATTATAAAAATTAAATCCATCTTTCCAATCGGCACAAAGGGCACAATGGAAAAGGCGGAAAGAAAGATCAAAAGGAAAGCGGCCTTCTCACCGATCATGCTGGTTATAAGCATTGAAACAAGAGCGGAAGGGAGAAAAAAAGCCCGCAACATGGTCCAATCCTCTCCCGTAAGGAAGAAGGAAAGAGCCGCACTTGCAAAAAAGAAGAGCCATGTTATCAACATGAGCATAAGAAACTGGAATGTACGCCAGCGAGGCTGCAAATAAGGGGAAAGAAGAATGAAACCGAGAAAAAACATGAGGGCAAGGTACAGGAAGGTGGCAATGATCATGCCGTATTGAATACCAGTCTGGGCTTGACTTATTGCCTGAATCTTCTCCATATCGTTTTCGGTAACGATAAAACCCTTTCGAATAACTCGCTCCCCCTCTTCGATTTCTCCGGTTACCGGTGCGACACCGGCCGCTGCTTTAGCCTTTGCCTCTTCCGTTAGTACCGAATCAAACCTGACATTCGGAGTGATGAAATGAAGTGTTAATCTTTCGATGAGGTCAAGAGTCTTTTCATCTATTCCGGTCCCTGCTAAAGAGCTGCGAACGGCATCGGGAATCCGAGAGGGAATGATCAGATCACCGATACTAAGAACACTCTTTCCCTTCTCTCCATGCTCCCAGCGTTGCAGCATGATGGAATCCCCTGAAACCTGCGGCAGCGACTCGAAAACACCATGCTCCATAAAATCGGTAACAAGCTCCTCAATGAGCGGAAACAGGGAACTTGATTTTGTATTTCCCTGAAGGAGGAGTTCAAGCTCTCTTTGATCAAGTCTCACCGAGAATCGTGACTCAATTTCCGCCAAAAGAGAAGGAGAATTTCCCAGGGCTCTTTTTTCATTCAGATAATCAAAAAACTGTTCGAGACTATGTAGGCTTTCCAAGATGGCCTTTTCCTGGGCGGCATAGACGGGTAAGACCTGCGCTCGAGCCTCTTCGATCTTTCGTGTGGTTTCCGTCGACTTCACATACTCAACAGCTTTTGGAGCGACCAGATCACGATCGGCAATCTGTCCGGCGGAAAAGCGACTGTAATTTTCCCGGAAAAGGAAACCGCCCATTTGCGGAGAAAAAAGCGAAAGCACGGCGGCAATAAGAAACGCCACCGCCGTAGCGATCGGAGCGGCACGATGAGACAAATGGATACTATCTTGCTTCTTCACGTTCATATGCGTGTACGATTTTTCTTACCAGTCCGTTCCTCACCACATCGGCCGATTCAAAATGGCAAAATCGGATCTCGTCAATCGAAGATAGCACCTGCATAGCATGGATGAGTCCCGACTGCTGCTTTCCCGGGAGATCGATCTGGGTGATATCACCGGTGATGATGGCCTTCGAATTTTCTCCAATCCTGGTGAGGAACATTTTCATCTGCTCGCGTGTTGTATTCTGGGCTTCATCCAGAATGATGTAACTCTCCGAGAGGCTTCGGCCGCGCATGTACGCCAACGGAGCGATCTCGATGATCCGGCTCTCCTCAAGACGATTCAAAACTTGATAGGAGATAAGCCGATCCATGGCATCGTAAAGAGGGCGCAGATAGGGGCTTATTTTCTGTGCAAGATCTCCCGGAAGAAACCCAAGGCTCTCACCCGCTTCCACCACCGGTCTGGTCAGGATAAGTTTCTTCTTTTTACGTTCAAGAATCTCTTTTAAGGCGTGAGCAACCGCCAAAAAAGTCTTTCCCGTACCGGCCGGGCCTATTCCGAAAACAATATCGTTGGAGGACATGGCATCAATATAAGCTGCTTGGTGATAGTTTCGGGGAAAAACCTTTGGGCTACTTGGTATGGAAATATTAAGATCCGACAGCATATCGGTCTTCTCTTCGCCGTTTTGGGTAAGCGACGAAAAAATGGTCTTGACGACGTTCGGCGTAACGACCTGCCCCGCCTTTCTGTGCGCTTTCATTCTCCCGATTAGATTGCTGAACAACTCCTTCGTTTCGGTATCGGCACTATCAAGAATTACTTCGTTGCCCTTTGCGACAACCCTTGCACCAAGCAGATGCTCAAGCCCTCGCAAATTTTCGTCCTGAGGACCACAAATATCCCGCAAGAAACGGTTGTCGTCCAAGACTATGGTAAATGAATCGCTCAATAAACGCTCCTTTTTGTAGTGTAGCCAAGAGAGTATGGAATCGTCAAGGTCGGGAAACGGCTACCAATCATACTCATCGTCGCTGTATGAGACCTCTTTTTTAATCTCCGGAATGGGCCGCCATTGCAGAAAAATCGAAAATTCCGGTCGCCATTGATAATAGGAGAGTCCGTCGTCATTATCAACAAGCTCAGGGCTTCCTGAATAGACAAAGTTGAGGTCCCAGTCCCGCATGGAATGTACAGCTTTTATCGAAATACTTTCAAGGTTGAAATTGGAAGCTTCTCGCCTTGATCGGTCGAAAAAGGCAAAAGAGTCCAAAAGATCGCTCACTATATTCAGAGGATCATCGGAATAGGTATCAAAATATTGATAGGTAAGCGTGTTGCTGGAAACCGAAGAAAATTCGATATCAAGGAATTCAGCTATCGAAAGCTTGAATGAGAGATCAAAGGTAAACTCATTTTCCGAATATCGGATAAGATTCATTTCCCATGAACTACCGAGCGAAAGAGACAAATCAATTCGTCGCTTCCAAAAGGGATCGGGATCGAATTCAAATTTGAGTCCCGTCTCAATACTGTACGGCCTGAAAGCCCAGTCATCTTCCTGCTTTTCCCATCCGGAGTTCGTCAATTCATAGTCGTAGGCCCTCTTGGCCAAAAAATCAACATACAGCGGGAAAAGTGTTACCTCACCCTCATAGCTATCGACCTCCTGATCGTCGAAATCCCAGGTAAGGGCATTGCTGAGTTCGATGTTTTCATCAAAAAAGGAAAAAGCGACGGTGGAGGCGGCAAGATCATGGTCGTCCGAATCCATTCCAAGGTCGACCTTTTCGCTGAGTGTCAGCCAATCGAAGGGGGTTATACCGAGTTCCCAAATGAGATAATCAGAATACCAATCATGCGCGGTATAGGTCCATATCCCCTTTCCACTCAGTTCCATCCAGTTGTTTTCAACGGCCAAAACAGGCTTAACATAAAGATCCTTTGGCGGCAATTGCAGCGTAGTTGAAAGGCTTTGACTGCTTTCCACCTCCTTACGTACAAAAGAGGTCGTAAACAGATGATTGGTGATACTGTCTTCGCTCCAGGTCAATGGGATTGTATTGAAACTTGTGTCGCTATCCCCCTCCCATCTACCGGCAAGCACGGTACTTGTTCCTTCATACACGACTGAAGAATCGTTCCATAGATCGCTGGCAAGAAACGGCTTCCAGGTAGCGGCAAAGCTATTTGTTACATCGTAACGGGTCGCAGATTCATCGGCATCCTCTCCGTAATCAGAGTCCAATTCGTCACTATAAATGGTATGGTCTTGGTACGTTCCGGAAAAGAGTACCTTATTTTCGAAGCTGAAAAAGTCCTGCCATATCGCGGCCTTGTAATTCAGAGCCGCCGTTCCGGTCAGCTTGGTGAGGGTGTAATCCTTATCCAGGGAGACATCTTCGGCGGAAGCATAATCGGTGACATTGTATACATTTTCCTGTGACGCGCTCGGCTTGATGCTGAAACCAAGGGAATTTTGAAAGAGAGAGGAATTGCTTGAGGAGAAATCAGCATCCTCTGATATGGAAGAGGGGGCAGCACCGTTTCCTTCCACCTCGATATCGAATACATCATTTGCAACGTCACGCTCTCCCGGCCAGGCTCCGGGCAATGCAATGCCACCTTCAGCCGAAGGGTCAGATTCGCTATCCCCTTGGCTTGTCTGAAGGGATGTGGAAAAGGTATCAAAAAGAGAACCTGTAAGGGAAAAGGAAAGATTAGGAAGGTCAAAAGATTCCGGATAGTAATAGCCTAGAGGATACAGTGTAGTTCCTGAACCATCTTCCGAAGCAAGTATTGCGGCTATGGCCAAGGAGTCGAGGGTAAAGGTGATATCCCCCCGTTTAGAAAGTACCAGAGGATCCGTAGAACTAATTTCAATGCTTGGGTTCAGCTCCTCATCCTCGTCCTCGGCATCCCCACTTTCGTCTTCGAGAACAGAATCGGAATCGATAAAGCTCTTCCACTGCATTCCCTCTTTGCGAGGCAGAAAATCACTGCGTACCGTGGGATCGGAGTAGAGAGGAAGATCCATCGAAAGTGTGAACCACTTTGTCAATTTCCGTTCACCGGAAAAATCAAAACGAAAGCGAAAAGGGAAGGAATTTCCCAGAATCATGGGCTCCTGCCAGTCAACATCATAGCTTCCGTCATCTTCGATAAGAGTCGTGTAGCCGTAGGAACTTTGATCAATTTCCCTGGTCTCGGCTATACCAGCATAGAAAAAAAGCTTCTGCCATGCCCCCAAGGCCTCATACTCGCCTTGAAGTGCCGTAAGGAGGCCGAGATAGGTATAGTAGTCGGCAACCAGTTTGATATAACCGTTATTTGTCTCCTCATTCTCTTCGCTCGGAACCTTTGTAAGAAAAAGCCCATCACGTTCATAACGAAACGAATCCGAAGAGCCATCGAGATATTCCAGAAAGGAAAGTCCGCTCTCTTCTTCCTCCTTAGATTGACCACGAAGATAGGTCGTGGTTTGAAGGAAATATCCCTTTGTCAGGTTGTAACCGAAGTTCGGATGGATAAAGAGGGTGTCGCCCGGCATGAAGAAATAGGGAAGCGGGAGTATCGGAATTCTTCCAAGATATAGAGTGGCATCCTTTACGGCCCACTCTCCGGGGCGAAAAATGGTTATGCGCTTGGCCTTAATACGGTAGTAAGGCTCTTCCAGACCGCTTGAGGAGATAACACCGTCATCAAGAACCACACTTCCGTCCGAAAAACGCCGAATGCTCCTTCCACTGTAAAAGAAAGTGACACTCTTCTCTTCTACCGTTTCCTCCTTGCTGCTGGCACCGGAGAAAAAGGTTCCCGACCAATCTTCGGTATTGAACACTAGGCTTTCTCCGCGAAAGAGCTCGGAACTGTCGTTGCGGACAAGCTCATACACGACGTTTCCCTTCGCGGAGAGGACTCCGGTATCCCGATTAAACAATATATAGTCGGCCGTTACCTTGTGAAGTGTTCCATTCTTTTTATCGTCAAGGGTGATGGAGACATCTCCCTGCAATTCAAAATAGTGTTCTTTTGATTGGGGATCGCTGTAACTCTCGGCAGATTCCGCCTCCTCCACACGGATCGTCGTCTCGGCGG
Coding sequences:
- a CDS encoding HD family phosphohydrolase translates to MNVKKQDSIHLSHRAAPIATAVAFLIAAVLSLFSPQMGGFLFRENYSRFSAGQIADRDLVAPKAVEYVKSTETTRKIEEARAQVLPVYAAQEKAILESLHSLEQFFDYLNEKRALGNSPSLLAEIESRFSVRLDQRELELLLQGNTKSSSLFPLIEELVTDFMEHGVFESLPQVSGDSIMLQRWEHGEKGKSVLSIGDLIIPSRIPDAVRSSLAGTGIDEKTLDLIERLTLHFITPNVRFDSVLTEEAKAKAAAGVAPVTGEIEEGERVIRKGFIVTENDMEKIQAISQAQTGIQYGMIIATFLYLALMFFLGFILLSPYLQPRWRTFQFLMLMLITWLFFFASAALSFFLTGEDWTMLRAFFLPSALVSMLITSMIGEKAAFLLIFLSAFSIVPFVPIGKMDLIFIIVSGLTGIHVIRKSERRIDLVRGGALISCIHLLMVLVIGLLSKKPVSWFASAAGLAIINALACTVLNLTILPVIEHFLNAPTVFRLIELSDMNTPLFKRMIMAAPGTYSHSVSVANMAESACRAIGVNHLLARVGAYYHDIGKIEQPEYFIENQTGNNKHDELKPSLSVAVIKSHVKIGIEKAKELKLPPEVVDIVGQHHGNGLIEYFYTEALKNEEENQKISPEEYSYNGSPPVSREAAVVMLADTIEAATRTLKKPTVAKLEKFIWSKIMDKVINRQMINCDLTFRDMEKIKQSFVQILAGHFHSRIEYPKAEEGKRKTHEQS
- a CDS encoding PhoH family protein, which encodes MSDSFTIVLDDNRFLRDICGPQDENLRGLEHLLGARVVAKGNEVILDSADTETKELFSNLIGRMKAHRKAGQVVTPNVVKTIFSSLTQNGEEKTDMLSDLNISIPSSPKVFPRNYHQAAYIDAMSSNDIVFGIGPAGTGKTFLAVAHALKEILERKKKKLILTRPVVEAGESLGFLPGDLAQKISPYLRPLYDAMDRLISYQVLNRLEESRIIEIAPLAYMRGRSLSESYIILDEAQNTTREQMKMFLTRIGENSKAIITGDITQIDLPGKQQSGLIHAMQVLSSIDEIRFCHFESADVVRNGLVRKIVHAYEREEAR
- a CDS encoding LPS-assembly protein LptD — encoded protein: MKQGARNYCMMYRFPLVWAMALLFFGGQLLSAETTIRVEEAESAESYSDPQSKEHYFELQGDVSITLDDKKNGTLHKVTADYILFNRDTGVLSAKGNVVYELVRNDSSELFRGESLVFNTEDWSGTFFSGASSKEETVEEKSVTFFYSGRSIRRFSDGSVVLDDGVISSSGLEEPYYRIKAKRITIFRPGEWAVKDATLYLGRIPILPLPYFFMPGDTLFIHPNFGYNLTKGYFLQTTTYLRGQSKEEEESGLSFLEYLDGSSDSFRYERDGLFLTKVPSEENEETNNGYIKLVADYYTYLGLLTALQGEYEALGAWQKLFFYAGIAETREIDQSSYGYTTLIEDDGSYDVDWQEPMILGNSFPFRFRFDFSGERKLTKWFTLSMDLPLYSDPTVRSDFLPRKEGMQWKSFIDSDSVLEDESGDAEDEDEELNPSIEISSTDPLVLSKRGDITFTLDSLAIAAILASEDGSGTTLYPLGYYYPESFDLPNLSFSLTGSLFDTFSTSLQTSQGDSESDPSAEGGIALPGAWPGERDVANDVFDIEVEGNGAAPSSISEDADFSSSNSSLFQNSLGFSIKPSASQENVYNVTDYASAEDVSLDKDYTLTKLTGTAALNYKAAIWQDFFSFENKVLFSGTYQDHTIYSDELDSDYGEDADESATRYDVTNSFAATWKPFLASDLWNDSSVVYEGTSTVLAGRWEGDSDTSFNTIPLTWSEDSITNHLFTTSFVRKEVESSQSLSTTLQLPPKDLYVKPVLAVENNWMELSGKGIWTYTAHDWYSDYLIWELGITPFDWLTLSEKVDLGMDSDDHDLAASTVAFSFFDENIELSNALTWDFDDQEVDSYEGEVTLFPLYVDFLAKRAYDYELTNSGWEKQEDDWAFRPYSIETGLKFEFDPDPFWKRRIDLSLSLGSSWEMNLIRYSENEFTFDLSFKLSIAEFLDIEFSSVSSNTLTYQYFDTYSDDPLNIVSDLLDSFAFFDRSRREASNFNLESISIKAVHSMRDWDLNFVYSGSPELVDNDDGLSYYQWRPEFSIFLQWRPIPEIKKEVSYSDDEYDW
- the ybeY gene encoding rRNA maturation RNase YbeY, with the protein product MNRVEVDAKDVEPPSWLPAIEPFCVAVLRSLDILNWELSILFCNDDTMRDLNRTWRGIDAPTDVLSFSQLEEENVVSGSEDGSVYAGDIVISLDTLDLHSKLFSVAREEELKRLLIHGILHLAGYDHETNEGSEPMLTLQEEIVKTFSGVRLF